The following are encoded in a window of Brevibacillus ruminantium genomic DNA:
- a CDS encoding DUF4901 domain-containing protein, whose protein sequence is MKSNRLSRGLIAGLSAAVWLTTFVVPSGGILGGEAVVSAAAAEAKKVVLTREEAIQKIQDFGGIPQELKFEEASLSENSTPPTWTLSWKSPNSDVSRTTEKRSSLVIHMDARTGYLLSYQYLVRPAKNAPEAPRVAEAAARSKAEDFLSKVIPKEEWQKLSKPNEFGQHFENMYDSKKDFAYTFTRVENGIPFIENSYQVIVSGEGEILQLLRFWNDVPLPEAKNVLKLEEAKKLLAEKATPSLMVQDVLSLNTGLSFEDHEALHDSTRYKLVYLYEDRDPQYVDAHSGKALHRGGEEAREFSYKPLGSTVRKKEDIQRIDKEEAKKLALEWLKEVPGSYQLVKEESRAEGQDENKVSFWQFEYKPQQPANQIETVSIRVTDQGELLNYVVKKATDQKDTDQKAEEKVSYETAKERAISFMKKTFPDRLGEIYLDERYSPFVFGWLHNGIPSAQGKLRVHVNFQTGYVGTLEQVVLEPNLTELTNTAKVDLDAAKKLEQENMRPMLTYYLPMKLSFGEEQKPPILVYRYVGDRGLVDAVTGEWIILDKQSERLKKNQASAQQK, encoded by the coding sequence GTGAAAAGCAATAGACTGTCACGGGGGCTGATAGCCGGGCTGTCTGCGGCAGTTTGGTTGACGACGTTTGTTGTGCCATCGGGAGGTATTCTGGGAGGAGAAGCCGTTGTATCGGCCGCAGCAGCGGAAGCGAAAAAAGTGGTCCTCACAAGGGAAGAAGCGATTCAGAAAATCCAGGATTTTGGGGGGATTCCGCAAGAGCTCAAATTCGAAGAGGCCAGTTTGAGTGAAAATTCGACGCCGCCCACCTGGACCCTCAGCTGGAAGAGCCCAAATTCGGATGTTTCGCGGACTACCGAGAAGAGGAGCAGCCTGGTCATCCATATGGATGCGAGAACGGGGTACCTGCTGAGTTATCAATACCTGGTAAGACCAGCCAAAAATGCGCCAGAGGCACCGCGGGTGGCCGAAGCTGCTGCTCGCTCAAAAGCGGAGGATTTTCTGAGCAAGGTCATTCCCAAGGAAGAATGGCAGAAGCTGTCCAAACCCAATGAATTTGGACAGCATTTTGAAAATATGTACGATTCCAAGAAGGACTTTGCCTACACCTTTACACGAGTCGAAAACGGCATCCCCTTTATCGAAAACAGCTATCAAGTCATCGTGTCAGGAGAAGGGGAAATCCTTCAATTATTGCGATTTTGGAATGACGTTCCGTTACCCGAGGCAAAGAATGTATTGAAATTAGAAGAGGCCAAAAAGCTCTTGGCTGAAAAAGCAACGCCTTCTCTGATGGTTCAGGATGTACTCTCTCTGAACACAGGGCTAAGCTTCGAGGATCACGAAGCCCTCCACGATAGCACGAGGTATAAACTGGTCTATCTTTATGAGGATCGTGATCCGCAGTATGTGGATGCGCATTCAGGAAAGGCCCTTCATCGCGGAGGAGAGGAAGCGCGGGAATTTTCATACAAACCGCTTGGAAGCACGGTCCGCAAAAAAGAGGATATCCAACGCATCGACAAAGAGGAAGCGAAAAAACTCGCCCTTGAATGGCTGAAAGAAGTACCAGGCTCCTACCAACTTGTCAAAGAAGAGAGCCGGGCAGAGGGGCAAGACGAAAATAAAGTCTCGTTTTGGCAGTTTGAATACAAACCCCAACAGCCAGCTAACCAAATCGAAACCGTCTCCATCAGAGTGACTGACCAGGGAGAATTGCTCAACTATGTAGTAAAAAAAGCAACAGATCAGAAAGATACCGATCAAAAGGCAGAAGAAAAGGTGTCTTACGAAACAGCAAAAGAGCGTGCGATTTCATTTATGAAAAAAACTTTTCCTGACCGCCTGGGTGAGATCTACCTGGACGAGCGGTATTCGCCGTTTGTGTTTGGCTGGCTGCATAATGGCATCCCTAGCGCGCAAGGCAAGCTGCGTGTACATGTTAATTTCCAGACAGGCTATGTAGGAACTCTAGAACAAGTAGTGTTGGAACCGAATCTGACGGAACTGACCAATACAGCGAAAGTAGATCTGGATGCAGCAAAAAAATTGGAGCAAGAAAATATGCGTCCGATGCTAACCTACTACCTCCCGATGAAGCTTTCTTTCGGCGAGGAACAAAAACCGCCGATCCTCGTGTACCGCTACGTTGGCGACAGAGGCTTGGTCGATGCCGTGACCGGAGAATGGATCATCCTGGACAAGCAAAGTGAACGACTCAAGAAAAACCAGGCTTCCGCTCAACAAAAATAG
- a CDS encoding S-layer homology domain-containing protein — protein sequence MTRRKQSWGMIAGLSTAVLLTSFAAPSGYLAGGTAVFAAEAGAKSLSREEAVKKAEGYVAIPAGYKLERASYLDPATEGPFNEPPSWQVSWEKGSDSRIFMSIDAQTGQLLRFYQYTEELQSGSGKTDVGEEKALSKAEEFLKKVTAKEEIAKLSKPNEFAGPSPFFSAWGEYGFSFTRIENDIPFLENGITVVVSNNGEVVRYDRMWNTGTLPSPKDVLDQEEAEKRMAELIGPSLVYVDKAFLTGRYEQDRGKYQLVYRYQEHDPQFLDAHSGKPLNQLGLEATESSLKPLGTTVRKSANDDQVITKEEAQKIADQVIKLLPGSYRSEGNRGSGSSSGPDGIERRNWSFEYTPLHIQGKNVDKVELRISDRGQLIEYSSKDRFYNRETNRKIEKAVPYEKSVESATQLVKALLSDQLGEIYLINRPPLEKLRADQLERGKYDTILFGKMKDGIPIEDADFEVIVNPETGEAESLNFWRREHVNLEEQAKAKIDREAAKKAEQENKQVKLTYYLPQGRYFGGVLDNSNPLLVYRYVGDSGYVDAHSGEWVNLKKQQPEGSASDIADHPNQEDLQFAIRQGLLTVTDGKVEPDKEVTRGEAAAIWVRLMDRIEFHYQFRSFRSDDDEARQPYRFEDVDAKHPLYNVIQKGVQAGVIAKEGKRFEPDRAITRAEAADLVARLLGYGDLLDKTEIFNAPYKDVPKQSVPAAALVHAHGLLSESGKGSFDPNGTLTRAEMAKLIKQLLELKKENK from the coding sequence GTGACGAGGAGGAAACAGTCCTGGGGCATGATCGCGGGGCTGTCTACGGCCGTGTTGTTGACGTCATTTGCAGCACCATCAGGATATCTGGCAGGAGGAACTGCTGTATTCGCAGCAGAGGCAGGAGCCAAAAGTCTGTCGCGGGAAGAAGCGGTAAAAAAGGCAGAGGGGTATGTCGCCATTCCGGCTGGCTACAAGCTGGAGAGGGCTTCCTATCTTGATCCGGCTACAGAAGGGCCTTTTAACGAGCCGCCATCCTGGCAGGTGAGCTGGGAAAAAGGCAGCGACAGCAGAATCTTCATGTCCATCGATGCACAGACAGGACAATTGCTCCGCTTTTACCAGTACACAGAGGAATTGCAGAGCGGATCAGGAAAAACAGATGTCGGGGAAGAGAAAGCCCTTTCCAAAGCAGAGGAATTTCTGAAAAAGGTAACGGCCAAGGAAGAGATTGCAAAGCTTTCCAAACCAAATGAGTTTGCCGGCCCATCCCCGTTCTTCTCTGCTTGGGGAGAGTATGGATTCTCCTTTACGCGTATAGAAAATGACATTCCATTTTTGGAAAACGGGATCACCGTCGTCGTATCGAATAACGGCGAGGTTGTTCGATATGACCGGATGTGGAACACCGGGACGCTGCCCTCGCCCAAAGATGTGCTCGATCAGGAGGAAGCAGAAAAGCGGATGGCTGAGCTGATTGGCCCGTCACTGGTATATGTGGACAAGGCCTTTTTAACGGGACGATATGAACAGGACCGTGGCAAATATCAGTTGGTTTATCGCTATCAGGAACATGATCCCCAATTCCTCGACGCGCACAGCGGCAAGCCGTTGAACCAGCTCGGGCTGGAAGCGACGGAGAGCAGCCTGAAGCCATTGGGAACCACGGTGCGGAAGAGCGCAAACGATGATCAAGTGATTACCAAGGAAGAGGCACAAAAAATAGCCGACCAGGTTATCAAGCTTCTGCCGGGCTCCTATCGCTCGGAGGGCAACCGGGGAAGCGGCTCCAGCTCAGGACCAGACGGCATCGAGAGGCGCAACTGGAGCTTTGAGTACACACCGCTCCACATCCAGGGGAAAAATGTGGACAAGGTGGAGCTGCGGATCAGTGACCGCGGGCAACTGATCGAGTATTCCAGCAAGGATCGCTTTTACAATCGAGAGACAAACAGGAAGATCGAAAAAGCAGTTCCCTATGAAAAGTCGGTAGAGAGTGCGACGCAGTTGGTCAAGGCGCTTCTCTCCGATCAGCTCGGGGAGATTTATCTGATCAACCGGCCTCCTTTGGAAAAACTGCGGGCGGATCAATTGGAGCGCGGGAAATACGATACGATTCTGTTTGGCAAGATGAAGGATGGTATCCCGATTGAGGATGCCGATTTTGAAGTTATCGTCAATCCGGAGACGGGAGAAGCAGAATCCCTGAATTTTTGGCGCAGAGAGCATGTCAATCTGGAAGAACAGGCTAAAGCCAAGATAGACCGGGAAGCTGCAAAGAAAGCTGAGCAAGAAAACAAACAAGTGAAGCTGACATACTATCTTCCGCAGGGGCGTTACTTTGGGGGAGTGTTGGACAATTCTAATCCCCTCCTAGTCTACCGGTATGTCGGGGATAGCGGCTATGTCGATGCCCACTCGGGAGAATGGGTCAATCTGAAAAAACAACAGCCCGAAGGAAGCGCCTCTGACATCGCGGACCACCCCAATCAGGAAGATTTGCAGTTTGCCATTCGCCAGGGATTGCTTACCGTTACGGATGGAAAGGTGGAGCCTGACAAGGAAGTTACGCGCGGAGAAGCGGCAGCCATCTGGGTAAGACTGATGGATCGCATCGAGTTTCACTATCAGTTCCGCAGCTTCCGCTCAGACGATGATGAGGCGCGGCAGCCGTACCGGTTTGAGGATGTGGACGCCAAGCATCCCCTTTACAATGTGATTCAAAAAGGGGTTCAGGCAGGGGTGATTGCCAAGGAAGGGAAGCGTTTTGAGCCGGATCGTGCGATTACGCGCGCAGAGGCAGCGGATCTGGTGGCGCGACTGCTGGGGTATGGGGATCTTTTGGACAAAACGGAGATTTTCAACGCCCCCTATAAAGACGTGCCGAAGCAATCCGTTCCGGCGGCAGCACTCGTCCATGCGCATGGCTTGTTAAGCGAGTCAGGCAAGGGCAGCTTTGACCCGAATGGAACCTTGACTCGGGCTGAGATGGCCAAGCTGATCAAGCAACTGCTGGAGCTGAAAAAGGAAAACAAGTAA
- a CDS encoding TAXI family TRAP transporter solute-binding subunit, producing MKRFHSFFLVSILTVMMLVTACSQPAQTGQTGQSGQTGKSTEYLLATGGTGGTYYPLGGAIANVWNESVDGLNVTVQSTGASVENMRLLGSKETELAISINSIAEDAFQGRDKFTEPIQNIRAIGVVYPEVVQIVTPKNSSIQSIRDLKGKRVSIGPAGSGTAVAAEQILIAFGMSQGDFQSFQDTFTDAADKLKDGNLDAAFAILSVPAANIEDIATSKEVRILPVEGPELAELMSKHPFYTPYQIPDKTYKGQDQAVSTVTMQAVMYAREDLPEEIVYQLTKTLYEKQPEIAKGYAIGSQIDLQKALDGVTVPLHPGAEKFYKEKGMK from the coding sequence GTGAAGAGATTTCACTCGTTTTTTCTCGTTTCCATCCTGACCGTGATGATGCTGGTCACCGCTTGCAGTCAGCCAGCGCAGACAGGTCAAACAGGTCAATCAGGTCAAACAGGAAAGTCAACGGAATATCTGCTGGCTACCGGCGGCACTGGCGGTACCTATTACCCCTTGGGCGGGGCGATTGCAAATGTATGGAACGAGTCTGTTGACGGTCTGAATGTGACAGTGCAGTCCACCGGTGCTTCCGTCGAAAACATGCGCCTTTTAGGCAGCAAGGAGACCGAGCTGGCCATTTCGATCAACAGCATTGCCGAGGACGCTTTTCAGGGGAGGGACAAATTCACCGAACCGATCCAAAATATCAGAGCGATTGGCGTTGTCTACCCGGAGGTCGTCCAGATCGTTACACCCAAAAACAGTTCGATCCAAAGCATCCGCGATTTGAAGGGAAAACGGGTGTCCATCGGTCCGGCGGGAAGCGGGACAGCGGTAGCGGCGGAACAAATTTTAATCGCTTTCGGGATGAGCCAGGGAGATTTTCAATCCTTTCAGGATACGTTTACGGATGCGGCTGACAAACTGAAGGACGGAAATCTGGACGCGGCCTTTGCCATTCTCAGTGTGCCTGCAGCCAATATCGAGGATATCGCGACCTCCAAAGAAGTGCGGATTCTCCCTGTCGAAGGTCCGGAGCTGGCCGAGCTGATGAGCAAGCACCCCTTTTACACTCCCTATCAGATTCCGGATAAAACCTACAAGGGACAGGATCAGGCGGTGTCGACGGTTACGATGCAGGCCGTCATGTACGCCAGAGAGGACCTGCCCGAGGAGATTGTCTATCAGTTGACCAAAACACTGTACGAAAAACAGCCGGAGATTGCCAAAGGCTATGCGATCGGCAGCCAGATTGATCTGCAAAAGGCCCTGGATGGTGTGACGGTTCCGCTTCACCCGGGAGCTGAAAAGTTCTACAAGGAAAAAGGGATGAAATAG
- a CDS encoding TRAP transporter permease: MTQELLEQFEQEHRFRKNIGKWTLVIAFLGIALTLFHLYTALFGTLPSQQQRGFHIGLGLGILFLLFPGKTSPKQKSTSVHLFYGLLGGIDVWLFLRGEISWLVALVFAGCLLLFWWGRRRDTMHTSIPWSDVTLALLALVAGFYHVMNYQELAARTGAYIQQDIAVACLGVLLVLEAARRIVGTPIVIVASLALVYAYAGPYMPGLFSHRGFAVERILTHSFLSTEGILGIPIGISATFIYLFLFFGVVLNRTGIGQFFNDLAFSLTGGLVGGPAKAAVISSALQGTVSGSSVANTVGSGVFTIPLMRKTGYKPEFAAAVEASASTGGQLMPPIMGAAAFLMIEFTGMPYSQIALAALIPAILYFTGIYVAIHLESKRMGIMGLPREQLPRMRELLRKKGYLFLPLLVIIIILGTGQTPMKAAMMGIGTAFLVSFFHRDTRLGIRDVLNILEEGARTALAVIAACAAAGIIVGVVTLTGLGLKAAAGIIALAGGVLILTMLLTMVTSLILGMGLPTTANYVITATMAAPALQELGVPVIAAHMFVFYFGIVADITPPVALAAYAGAGLANANPFRTGVLATKIGVAAFLVPYIFVLSPELVLVDSTVISAALAICTAIIGMIGVSAGLFGYLAAPSTVPERIICFLGGVCLVYPGWISDVLGMGVLLTIWLLQKRRAGAEKQQIAGVSEG, encoded by the coding sequence ATGACGCAGGAACTGCTGGAACAATTTGAACAGGAGCATCGGTTTCGAAAGAACATCGGCAAATGGACGCTTGTGATTGCGTTTCTGGGGATTGCCTTGACGCTGTTTCACCTTTACACCGCTCTTTTTGGCACGCTGCCCTCTCAGCAGCAGAGAGGTTTTCATATTGGCCTGGGGCTCGGGATTCTGTTTCTGCTGTTTCCAGGGAAGACCTCTCCCAAGCAGAAAAGCACGTCTGTTCATCTCTTCTACGGCTTGCTTGGGGGGATTGACGTCTGGTTGTTTCTGCGCGGTGAGATCAGTTGGCTGGTGGCGCTCGTATTTGCGGGCTGTCTGCTGCTCTTTTGGTGGGGACGCAGGCGCGATACGATGCACACAAGCATTCCCTGGAGTGATGTGACCCTCGCTTTGCTCGCCCTGGTGGCCGGGTTTTACCACGTGATGAATTATCAGGAGCTGGCTGCGCGGACAGGAGCTTACATTCAGCAGGATATTGCGGTTGCTTGTCTGGGAGTTTTGCTGGTTTTGGAGGCGGCCAGGCGAATCGTCGGGACACCGATTGTGATCGTCGCTTCCCTGGCGTTGGTCTACGCTTATGCCGGTCCGTACATGCCGGGCCTCTTTTCTCACAGAGGCTTTGCTGTGGAGCGGATTTTAACCCATTCCTTTCTCAGCACAGAGGGGATTCTGGGTATTCCGATCGGCATCTCCGCCACCTTTATCTACCTCTTTCTGTTTTTCGGGGTAGTGCTGAACCGGACGGGAATCGGGCAGTTTTTCAATGATCTGGCCTTCTCCCTGACAGGAGGTCTGGTCGGCGGTCCGGCCAAAGCGGCGGTCATCTCCAGCGCCCTGCAAGGGACGGTCTCGGGCAGCTCCGTAGCCAATACAGTAGGGTCGGGCGTGTTTACGATTCCCTTGATGCGCAAAACAGGTTATAAGCCTGAGTTTGCTGCGGCCGTAGAAGCCTCCGCCTCCACAGGGGGCCAGTTAATGCCGCCGATCATGGGGGCGGCCGCGTTCCTGATGATCGAATTCACCGGGATGCCTTACAGTCAAATTGCGCTGGCGGCGCTGATTCCCGCGATTCTTTACTTTACGGGTATTTACGTGGCGATTCATCTGGAGTCGAAACGGATGGGCATCATGGGACTGCCCCGTGAGCAGCTTCCCCGGATGCGGGAGCTGCTCCGAAAAAAGGGCTATCTCTTTTTGCCGCTGCTGGTCATCATCATCATTCTGGGAACGGGACAAACGCCGATGAAGGCAGCCATGATGGGAATCGGCACCGCATTTCTGGTCAGCTTTTTTCATCGCGATACCAGGCTTGGCATCCGCGATGTACTGAACATTCTGGAGGAGGGTGCGCGGACGGCGTTGGCCGTAATTGCTGCCTGTGCCGCAGCCGGAATCATCGTCGGCGTGGTCACATTGACCGGACTGGGGCTGAAGGCGGCGGCGGGAATCATTGCGCTGGCTGGCGGGGTCCTGATCCTGACGATGCTGCTGACCATGGTCACCAGTCTGATTCTGGGCATGGGCTTGCCGACGACGGCCAATTACGTGATCACTGCCACGATGGCTGCTCCGGCACTGCAGGAGCTGGGCGTGCCTGTAATCGCGGCGCATATGTTTGTCTTTTACTTCGGGATCGTTGCGGATATTACCCCGCCGGTCGCTTTGGCAGCTTACGCGGGCGCCGGTTTGGCCAATGCCAATCCGTTTCGCACCGGCGTCCTGGCAACCAAGATCGGGGTGGCTGCGTTTCTCGTACCGTATATCTTCGTGCTGTCGCCGGAGCTGGTGCTGGTCGATTCCACGGTGATCTCCGCAGCCTTGGCGATCTGTACGGCGATTATCGGGATGATTGGCGTTAGTGCGGGTCTTTTCGGTTATTTGGCAGCGCCTTCGACGGTGCCGGAGAGGATCATCTGCTTCCTCGGCGGTGTCTGTCTGGTTTATCCCGGTTGGATTAGCGATGTGCTGGGCATGGGCGTTCTCCTGACGATTTGGCTGCTTCAGAAAAGAAGGGCGGGAGCTGAGAAGCAACAGATAGCCGGCGTATCGGAAGGATAA
- a CDS encoding aspartate aminotransferase family protein, translated as MLLSEQMSKSQTYFEKACKVIPGGVTAGIKFFPPHPILMERGQGSKLYDVDGNEYIDYLLCYGALIAGHGHQQVFEAVVRQMQEAGTTIFGTPHRMETVMAEKLIDLYPGIEMVRYTNSGLEATLLSIRMAMAYTGKGKLAKFEGHYHGGYDQVLLSVNPDTDEAGPSDRPHVVPESKGIPDYYVENTIILPFNDLEATEAILRTHQSEVAAVILEPIQGGFIPAESAFLKGLRAITEELGILLIFDEVKTGFRISLGGAQQAYGVTPDLTALGKVLGGGFPVGAVGGKEEIMMVSAPRDGKDILTAGAAKSGKAEVLFHSGTYNGHPTILAAGLATIGILEEEGAMEQLFARTQSLRQGLEDVYRQHGITMQTVGMGSIFNIILTDQPIRNYRDMNQADNALRKKIDYELLKLGIYTKPLNRYSMAVVHTEADIAKTLEAHHEAIRRVRR; from the coding sequence ATGCTCTTGTCTGAACAAATGAGCAAGTCTCAAACCTATTTTGAAAAAGCGTGTAAAGTCATCCCGGGTGGCGTTACAGCCGGTATTAAATTTTTCCCGCCCCATCCCATCCTGATGGAGCGCGGACAGGGCAGCAAGCTGTACGACGTGGACGGAAATGAGTACATCGATTACCTGCTCTGCTACGGGGCTTTGATTGCCGGTCACGGCCATCAGCAGGTGTTTGAAGCAGTGGTGCGCCAGATGCAGGAGGCGGGCACGACGATTTTTGGCACCCCGCACCGCATGGAGACCGTAATGGCTGAGAAGCTGATCGACCTGTATCCGGGGATTGAGATGGTCCGCTATACCAACTCCGGTTTGGAAGCGACACTCTTGTCGATTCGAATGGCGATGGCCTATACCGGGAAAGGGAAGCTGGCCAAATTTGAAGGACACTATCACGGAGGTTACGATCAGGTGCTGCTCAGTGTCAATCCCGATACTGACGAGGCAGGTCCGTCAGACCGCCCCCATGTGGTGCCGGAATCAAAAGGAATTCCCGATTACTACGTCGAAAATACCATCATTCTTCCTTTTAATGATCTGGAGGCGACAGAAGCAATCCTGCGTACTCATCAAAGTGAGGTGGCGGCGGTTATCCTGGAGCCAATCCAGGGCGGATTTATCCCGGCTGAATCTGCTTTCCTCAAAGGTCTGCGGGCAATTACGGAAGAGCTGGGCATTCTGCTGATCTTTGACGAGGTCAAAACAGGCTTCCGCATTTCGCTGGGAGGGGCCCAGCAGGCGTATGGCGTCACTCCTGATTTGACAGCGCTGGGCAAAGTGCTGGGCGGAGGCTTTCCAGTCGGTGCCGTAGGCGGCAAAGAGGAGATCATGATGGTCAGCGCTCCCCGCGATGGCAAAGACATTTTGACGGCGGGCGCAGCCAAGAGCGGCAAGGCAGAGGTGCTCTTTCACAGCGGTACCTACAACGGCCATCCGACGATTTTGGCGGCAGGTCTCGCCACCATCGGCATTCTGGAGGAAGAAGGAGCGATGGAACAGCTATTTGCCCGTACTCAATCGCTTCGTCAGGGCCTGGAGGATGTCTATCGTCAGCACGGAATCACCATGCAGACCGTCGGCATGGGCAGCATTTTCAACATCATTCTGACGGATCAGCCGATTCGCAACTATCGGGATATGAATCAGGCGGACAATGCCCTCCGCAAAAAAATCGATTATGAGCTGCTCAAGCTGGGCATCTACACCAAGCCGTTGAACCGCTACTCGATGGCGGTTGTGCATACGGAAGCCGATATTGCCAAGACATTGGAGGCGCATCATGAAGCGATTCGTCGCGTAAGGAGGTAA
- a CDS encoding MurR/RpiR family transcriptional regulator: MSNVYQHIAEHMQEMSKSQLKIANYILQNQNTVPFLTVGKLAKLSGVSEATVVRFATFLGYSGYPELQQYMQDSVQQQLTTAERLKMSQEIYDEEELGVYEVFQDDIANIKATMEKLDVAAFREAVRLLLQAERVYVVASRSALSLGVFLQYYLNMMLGNTELVSSGDNFPEKLYAVNEKDVVIGISFSRYTNSTIEILSFAKDKGATTLAITDNLLSPLIPHAHVSLTASSQMPTFIDSFVAPLSLINSLITYVGKQKTQEFTDRLEMLEEVWNRFDIFAKKR; this comes from the coding sequence ATGTCAAACGTCTACCAGCATATTGCGGAACACATGCAAGAAATGAGTAAATCGCAACTGAAAATCGCCAATTACATCCTGCAAAATCAAAATACGGTGCCGTTTCTCACGGTCGGCAAGCTGGCCAAGCTATCGGGGGTGAGTGAGGCGACTGTGGTCCGCTTTGCTACCTTTCTCGGCTATTCCGGCTATCCCGAGCTTCAGCAGTACATGCAGGATTCGGTGCAGCAGCAGTTGACGACAGCAGAGCGGTTGAAAATGTCGCAGGAGATCTACGACGAAGAAGAGCTGGGCGTCTACGAGGTGTTTCAGGACGACATCGCCAACATCAAGGCGACGATGGAAAAGCTGGATGTGGCGGCTTTTCGCGAAGCGGTGCGGCTGTTGCTGCAGGCCGAGCGTGTCTACGTCGTCGCCAGCCGCAGCGCCCTCTCGCTGGGAGTTTTCCTGCAGTACTACCTGAACATGATGCTGGGCAACACCGAGCTCGTATCATCAGGCGACAATTTTCCTGAAAAGCTGTACGCTGTCAACGAAAAAGACGTGGTGATCGGCATCAGCTTTTCCCGCTACACGAACAGCACGATAGAAATTCTCTCGTTTGCCAAGGACAAAGGTGCAACCACGTTGGCGATTACCGACAATCTCTTGTCGCCGCTGATTCCGCACGCGCACGTCTCGCTCACCGCGTCGAGCCAAATGCCCACCTTCATCGATTCCTTCGTGGCTCCGCTCAGCCTGATCAACTCCTTGATCACCTATGTCGGGAAGCAAAAAACACAGGAGTTCACCGACCGGCTGGAGATGCTGGAAGAAGTTTGGAACCGCTTTGATATTTTTGCGAAAAAGAGATGA
- a CDS encoding sensor histidine kinase — protein sequence MSIRIRLLLSYTAMLVTTILLFIAAIFLIAIALTGDIQHVRELYTSRYAVMPLTEPEETVSVETKFLSKSSPEQLLDQQFLQELEQRLEPVKAGILVRKGTEIYYASPVLQVAGMNAALPPYEMANLHVRDILETDGHFFTYVKFDFAYTDKTEGGVYVMKEVSPYAELARSLLPVLILFLLLMLALMNGLLNFLVSRSIVLPIDRLKTAAERIRDGELDFRIESSGQDEIGQLSQTFEDMRRKLKESVELQLQYEENRKELISNISHDLRTPITSILGYVEGIRDGVADTPEKREKYLDTIARKAKGMDRLIDELFLFSRLDLGKLPFTFERIDLTAFLDDYLSERKFDLEEQGVTVLYEKAEASPAFVLADREKLRRVLANILDNSLKYMDKQERRILFRLRPEEKQVTIEISDNGPGIDPDVAPHIFDRFYRAEKSRNTETGGSGLGLAIAKQIVDEHRGSIAASSVPGEGLTIVITLPREKEEGV from the coding sequence ATGTCTATTCGCATTCGATTACTGCTTTCCTATACAGCCATGCTTGTTACGACGATCCTGTTATTTATCGCGGCGATCTTTCTGATCGCCATCGCGCTGACCGGAGATATTCAGCATGTACGCGAATTGTACACCAGTCGGTACGCAGTCATGCCGCTGACCGAGCCGGAGGAGACCGTATCGGTGGAAACCAAATTTCTCTCCAAAAGCAGCCCCGAGCAATTGCTGGATCAGCAATTCCTGCAGGAGCTGGAGCAAAGACTGGAACCTGTGAAAGCAGGCATCCTCGTTCGCAAGGGGACGGAGATCTATTATGCGTCGCCTGTGCTGCAGGTTGCGGGGATGAACGCGGCACTCCCGCCGTATGAAATGGCCAACCTCCATGTGCGTGACATCCTCGAGACAGACGGCCATTTTTTCACCTATGTCAAATTTGACTTTGCATACACAGACAAGACGGAGGGCGGCGTTTACGTTATGAAAGAGGTAAGCCCCTACGCCGAGCTGGCCCGAAGTCTTTTGCCGGTACTGATTCTGTTTTTGCTGTTGATGCTGGCACTGATGAATGGATTGCTTAATTTTCTTGTCTCACGCAGCATCGTGCTGCCGATAGACCGCTTGAAGACAGCGGCGGAGAGAATCAGGGACGGCGAGCTGGATTTTCGCATTGAATCATCGGGGCAAGATGAGATTGGTCAGCTGTCACAAACGTTTGAAGACATGCGGAGAAAGCTGAAAGAGTCCGTGGAGCTTCAACTGCAATACGAAGAAAATCGCAAAGAGCTGATTTCCAACATTTCACATGATTTGCGAACCCCCATTACTTCAATTCTCGGCTATGTCGAGGGCATTCGGGACGGAGTGGCCGACACGCCGGAAAAGCGGGAAAAGTATCTGGATACCATCGCCCGCAAGGCAAAAGGCATGGACAGACTGATCGACGAGCTGTTTCTGTTCTCCAGACTGGACCTCGGAAAACTGCCGTTTACCTTTGAACGGATCGATCTGACAGCCTTTCTGGATGATTATCTGAGTGAGCGAAAATTTGACCTGGAAGAGCAAGGGGTGACCGTGCTTTACGAAAAAGCGGAAGCGTCACCGGCTTTCGTACTGGCCGACCGGGAAAAGCTGAGAAGGGTCTTGGCAAATATTCTGGACAACAGCTTGAAATACATGGACAAGCAGGAAAGGCGAATTCTGTTCAGGCTCCGTCCGGAGGAGAAGCAGGTAACCATCGAAATCTCCGACAATGGTCCGGGAATCGACCCTGATGTCGCCCCGCATATTTTTGACCGTTTTTACCGGGCAGAAAAATCGAGAAACACGGAAACAGGCGGAAGCGGGCTAGGGCTGGCGATCGCCAAACAGATCGTCGACGAGCACCGCGGATCGATTGCGGCAAGCTCAGTTCCGGGTGAAGGCTTGACCATTGTGATTACGCTGCCGAGAGAAAAGGAGGAGGGCGTGTGA